Proteins encoded in a region of the Chryseobacterium piperi genome:
- a CDS encoding RHS repeat domain-containing protein, with product MRQRVSYGGNFAASGEGKFTKFYSEDGSFEVIKDNTTGREKHILYIGGNPYDSNIVYLKDYTQSSGSFRFLHKDYIGSILAISDEAGNKLEQRHFDAWGNFTHLKIGNAATLTGNALNQQLLTMSLVIDRGYTSHEHFAEVGIIHMNGRLYDPLLRRFLNADENIQDPSNTQNYNKYGYVLNNPLMYNDPSGEFAFSVFVALLSKAVFSATIIKAFTYTTTSLINKNFSVNGFFRSVSYSAAWSIPSFILTFGIGELLQISSIVSALGPDGVSIARAGLHAVSMGTLSTFNGGNFFNNALSSVFASLTGDLLKGTGGFLGSDLGQMLSGITTGGVGSVLGGGNFWEGAMNGFFIIAFNHLAHSEDMQPDNGYDKNGKKINDNGGDTTDYLYDDQGKVIGSTSVKISNFQGGEVSSNMEGYGYRMRTSGTGGALYDPSFDMFTEYYLPGKIVGRIWSGAKFIFSTKVGGQFSLGWLDKPTKFMIRFEKHSLPKIGGGRGYPIHFNIEKMGKFNKHIFPNPKDWGKYKVR from the coding sequence ATGAGACAAAGGGTTTCTTATGGAGGAAATTTTGCTGCTAGTGGGGAAGGAAAGTTCACGAAGTTTTATAGTGAAGATGGAAGCTTTGAAGTAATTAAGGATAATACCACAGGGAGAGAAAAACATATCTTGTATATTGGTGGTAATCCATATGACAGCAATATTGTATATTTGAAAGACTATACCCAGAGCAGTGGTTCTTTTAGGTTTTTACATAAAGATTATATAGGAAGTATCTTAGCCATTAGTGATGAAGCAGGAAATAAACTGGAGCAAAGGCATTTTGATGCATGGGGGAATTTTACGCATTTAAAGATTGGAAATGCGGCTACCCTCACCGGAAATGCTCTCAACCAGCAACTCTTAACTATGAGCCTAGTAATAGATAGGGGCTACACCAGTCATGAACATTTTGCAGAAGTCGGGATTATTCATATGAATGGAAGGTTATATGATCCACTTTTAAGAAGATTCTTAAACGCAGATGAGAATATCCAGGATCCTTCCAATACCCAGAATTATAATAAGTATGGGTATGTATTGAATAATCCACTCATGTATAATGATCCGAGTGGGGAGTTTGCTTTTTCAGTTTTTGTAGCATTATTATCTAAAGCCGTATTCTCTGCTACAATAATAAAAGCCTTTACCTATACAACAACTTCTTTGATTAATAAGAATTTTAGTGTCAACGGCTTTTTCAGGTCTGTTTCATATTCTGCAGCATGGTCGATACCAAGCTTTATTCTTACTTTTGGAATAGGAGAACTTTTACAGATTTCCAGCATTGTAAGTGCTTTGGGGCCTGACGGAGTGAGCATAGCCAGAGCAGGACTACATGCAGTAAGCATGGGAACGTTATCTACTTTTAATGGGGGCAATTTTTTCAATAACGCATTAAGTTCTGTTTTTGCCAGCCTTACAGGAGATCTTTTAAAAGGAACAGGAGGTTTCTTAGGAAGTGATTTAGGGCAGATGTTAAGCGGCATAACAACAGGAGGTGTAGGAAGTGTATTAGGGGGTGGCAATTTTTGGGAAGGGGCAATGAATGGATTTTTTATTATAGCTTTTAATCACTTGGCTCACTCAGAAGACATGCAACCTGATAATGGCTACGATAAAAATGGCAAGAAAATAAATGATAATGGAGGAGATACGACGGATTATCTATATGATGATCAAGGTAAAGTAATAGGATCAACAAGTGTAAAAATAAGTAACTTCCAGGGTGGAGAAGTAAGCTCCAATATGGAAGGTTACGGATACAGGATGAGAACTAGTGGAACCGGGGGAGCTTTATATGATCCGAGTTTTGACATGTTTACCGAATATTATCTTCCAGGCAAAATTGTTGGTAGAATTTGGTCAGGAGCAAAATTCATTTTTAGCACAAAGGTAGGAGGACAGTTTAGTCTGGGATGGCTTGACAAGCCTACTAAATTTATGATTAGATTTGAAAAACATAGCTTACCCAAAATAGGAGGAGGAAGAGGATATCCTATACATTTTAATATTGAAAAGATGGGTAAATTCAATAAACACATTTTTCCAAATCCTAAAGATTGGGGAAAATATAAAGTTCGTTAA